The following coding sequences are from one Tolumonas lignilytica window:
- a CDS encoding tRNA1(Val) (adenine(37)-N6)-methyltransferase, whose translation MGGHSFTFKQFHIEQDRCAMKVGTDSIVLGCWTPVGGAKRILDIGTGTGILALMLAQRTHQEVQIDAVELDPEAVRQAEENINASPWRERIRVFRHDIRTYQAPHYDLIISNPPYFVHGQSLPDAARQLARHTEALDHASLLESAARLLTPFGKLALVLPVAQGDALIALAMQQGWHLQQRCWVETKRGKEPNLMLLLLSRKSVETEEEQLCLREIDNRYSPEFIALADEFYLRMSA comes from the coding sequence ATGGGCGGTCATAGTTTTACGTTTAAGCAGTTTCATATCGAACAGGATCGCTGCGCGATGAAGGTGGGAACCGACAGTATTGTTCTCGGATGCTGGACTCCGGTGGGAGGGGCCAAGCGTATTCTGGATATTGGTACCGGCACTGGCATCCTAGCGCTGATGCTAGCACAACGGACCCACCAAGAGGTTCAAATCGACGCGGTAGAGCTGGATCCGGAAGCCGTCAGACAAGCGGAAGAAAATATCAATGCCTCACCCTGGCGGGAGCGGATCCGGGTATTCCGACATGACATTCGTACCTATCAGGCGCCGCATTATGATCTGATCATCAGCAACCCGCCTTATTTTGTGCATGGGCAGAGTCTGCCTGATGCGGCTCGGCAGTTGGCCCGGCATACGGAGGCGTTGGATCATGCGTCGTTGCTGGAAAGCGCCGCCCGTCTGTTAACGCCGTTTGGAAAACTGGCCTTGGTTTTACCGGTGGCACAAGGGGATGCGCTGATTGCACTGGCCATGCAACAGGGTTGGCATTTACAACAACGCTGCTGGGTTGAAACCAAACGCGGCAAAGAACCCAATCTGATGCTGTTATTGCTGAGTCGTAAATCAGTGGAAACGGAAGAGGAGCAACTTTGTCTGCGTGAAATCGACAACCGTTACTCCCCGGAGTTTATTGCGCTGGCTGATGAATTTTACCTGCGGATGTCGGCTTAA
- the fldB gene encoding flavodoxin FldB has product MQIGLFYGSSTCYTEIIAEKIQSTLGADLVTIHNLADTPVSKMEDYAILFLGIPTWDFGEIQTDWANNWDVIDQVDLTGKIVALFGLGDQGTYGEWFLDAMGLLHDKLLAKSCQIVGYWPNEGYEFEASKALVADGSYFVGLALDEITQYEQTDARLNQWLQQVLEEIAQL; this is encoded by the coding sequence ATGCAAATTGGTCTGTTTTACGGCTCCAGCACTTGCTATACCGAAATTATTGCAGAAAAAATCCAGTCCACCCTCGGTGCGGATCTCGTTACCATTCATAATCTCGCGGATACGCCCGTCAGTAAAATGGAAGACTATGCCATTCTGTTTCTGGGCATTCCGACTTGGGATTTTGGTGAAATCCAGACGGACTGGGCCAATAACTGGGATGTGATCGACCAGGTCGATCTAACCGGAAAAATCGTGGCTTTATTCGGGTTGGGCGATCAGGGCACCTATGGCGAATGGTTTTTAGACGCCATGGGATTGCTGCATGACAAACTGCTGGCCAAAAGCTGCCAAATCGTCGGTTACTGGCCCAACGAAGGCTATGAATTTGAAGCCTCAAAAGCACTGGTTGCCGATGGCAGTTACTTCGTCGGTCTGGCACTGGATGAGATCACCCAGTATGAACAAACCGACGCACGCTTGAATCAGTGGTTACAACAGGTGCTGGAAGAAATTGCCCAGCTTTAA
- the xerD gene encoding site-specific tyrosine recombinase XerD: MKQDNPLIEQFLDMLWLERGLSDNTLSSYRTDLYKLNDWLDSKGSSYLTLDTLLLHTYLAWRIDQGFKATSTARLLSALRRFYQYLIREQLRADDPTVALDGPKLPLRLPKDISEEQVDALLAEPNVADPIELRDKAMLELLYATGLRVSELVGLQMHQLAGNLAYVRVTGKGNKDRLVPTGEEAQYWIERFMREGRMTLLHEQSSDVLFPSNRAQHMTRQTFWHRIKLYAVRANINSDLSPHTLRHAFATHLLNHGADLRVVQMLLGHSDLSTTQIYTHVAQARLQELHQEHHPRA; the protein is encoded by the coding sequence ATGAAACAAGATAACCCGCTGATTGAACAATTTCTGGATATGCTATGGCTGGAACGCGGACTTTCGGATAATACGCTCTCTTCTTATCGCACGGATTTGTATAAGCTCAACGACTGGCTGGACAGTAAAGGATCGTCATATCTGACGCTCGATACGCTGTTATTGCATACCTATCTGGCCTGGCGAATTGATCAGGGATTTAAAGCGACTTCCACCGCTCGTTTACTCAGTGCCTTGCGGCGTTTTTACCAATATCTGATCCGGGAACAATTACGGGCGGATGATCCGACCGTGGCGCTGGATGGCCCGAAACTGCCGTTGCGACTGCCCAAAGACATCAGTGAAGAGCAGGTAGATGCGTTACTGGCAGAACCCAATGTGGCTGATCCCATCGAGTTGCGTGATAAAGCCATGCTGGAACTTTTGTATGCCACGGGATTGCGTGTGTCGGAGCTGGTTGGGTTGCAGATGCACCAGTTGGCTGGCAATTTGGCCTATGTGCGCGTAACGGGAAAAGGAAACAAGGATCGTCTGGTTCCGACCGGGGAAGAAGCGCAGTATTGGATCGAGCGATTCATGCGTGAGGGCCGGATGACGTTATTGCATGAACAATCATCGGATGTATTGTTTCCGTCTAACCGGGCACAGCATATGACCCGGCAAACATTTTGGCATCGCATCAAGCTCTATGCCGTCCGTGCCAATATCAATTCTGACTTATCCCCGCATACCCTGCGACATGCTTTTGCCACGCATTTGTTAAATCACGGCGCGGACTTACGTGTCGTGCAGATGTTGTTGGGGCATTCGGATTTATCCACGACGCAGATCTATACTCATGTTGCGCAGGCTCGCTTGCAGGAACTGCATCAGGAACATCATCCGCGTGCATGA
- a CDS encoding DUF4139 domain-containing protein, whose amino-acid sequence MLNNMLDKKTRIFSFSLLALMMSSAMAEQVVESQISAVTVYPASATVTRTFSVELPAGPQTVVITGLPSTLDENSLRITGSGDKNSVVSNIEIKNEIRSELVLPRAKELQDKLIAQQDQLALLQADKLALNTQQTYLQKLAEHGGSGHSDNKSSDSNAAQWRTEWQTLGSGMKEIGAAKVSLAKDIRELKQQIDSTQRELEQINNRQQDKKIAVVHLQSGGGKLLMKLNYQLNQAGWYPVYDANLDTRQGKLAVTQAAYVQQNSGENWEGVALTLSTLQPSSAVEPPKLSSWWIDYQHPVARNTLLKSAPQMADGASTEMMLSAAPVAEQPTLVVDSGYHVSYQVPGKISINSSVEKQRVMLQQQQWPITLSLLAVPRLDTHAYLYTKVENPSATPLLAGEWRLQRDGVSVGKLAQPSLAPKAQISLGFGVDDAVTLDWQTIKNEAGETGVLNKQQTVQRHYQLKATNGHDKPMMLTVLDSWPTSKQQDIKVSVLEGTVAPKEQNVNQQAGVQRWELPLPAGKSVTLDTGYQVTYPQDKQIDNL is encoded by the coding sequence ATGCTTAATAATATGCTTGATAAAAAGACACGTATTTTTTCATTCAGTTTACTGGCACTGATGATGTCATCCGCGATGGCGGAACAAGTCGTGGAAAGTCAGATCTCGGCGGTGACTGTGTATCCTGCCTCTGCGACGGTCACCCGCACGTTTTCCGTTGAGTTGCCGGCAGGCCCTCAGACGGTTGTGATCACCGGGTTGCCATCAACACTGGATGAAAACTCACTGCGGATCACAGGCAGCGGTGATAAGAACAGTGTTGTCAGCAACATTGAAATTAAAAATGAGATCCGCAGTGAGCTGGTGCTTCCCCGGGCGAAAGAATTACAAGATAAACTGATTGCACAACAAGATCAGTTGGCATTGTTGCAGGCTGACAAGCTGGCATTGAATACGCAGCAAACGTATCTGCAAAAGCTGGCTGAACATGGCGGGAGTGGTCATTCCGATAATAAATCGTCAGACAGCAACGCGGCGCAATGGCGTACCGAATGGCAAACGCTGGGTTCAGGAATGAAAGAAATTGGTGCGGCCAAAGTGTCGCTGGCCAAGGACATCCGGGAATTAAAGCAGCAGATTGACAGCACACAACGTGAGCTCGAACAGATCAATAACCGCCAGCAGGATAAGAAAATTGCGGTGGTTCATTTGCAATCAGGTGGTGGTAAGTTGCTGATGAAACTGAATTATCAGTTAAATCAGGCGGGCTGGTATCCGGTGTATGATGCCAATCTGGATACACGACAAGGTAAACTGGCCGTGACACAGGCGGCGTATGTGCAGCAGAATAGCGGTGAAAACTGGGAGGGTGTGGCATTGACCCTGTCTACCTTGCAACCCAGTTCGGCGGTTGAACCGCCCAAGCTATCGAGCTGGTGGATTGATTATCAACACCCGGTCGCCCGAAATACCTTATTGAAATCAGCACCGCAGATGGCCGATGGTGCCAGTACGGAGATGATGTTGTCTGCCGCACCTGTCGCAGAACAACCGACATTGGTAGTGGATAGTGGTTACCATGTTTCCTATCAGGTGCCGGGAAAAATCAGCATCAATTCCAGTGTTGAAAAACAGCGGGTCATGCTGCAACAGCAGCAATGGCCTATCACGCTGAGTTTACTGGCCGTACCGCGGCTGGATACCCATGCATATCTGTACACCAAAGTGGAAAATCCATCCGCTACGCCATTATTGGCCGGCGAATGGCGGTTGCAACGGGATGGTGTCAGCGTGGGTAAGCTCGCGCAGCCATCGTTGGCACCTAAGGCTCAAATTTCACTGGGCTTCGGTGTGGATGATGCGGTCACACTGGATTGGCAGACGATAAAGAATGAGGCCGGAGAAACCGGCGTACTGAATAAACAACAAACAGTACAGCGCCACTATCAGTTAAAAGCCACCAACGGCCATGACAAACCGATGATGCTGACCGTATTGGATAGCTGGCCGACATCGAAACAACAGGATATCAAGGTCTCTGTGCTGGAAGGGACGGTCGCGCCGAAAGAACAGAATGTGAATCAGCAGGCAGGCGTTCAGCGGTGGGAATTGCCGTTGCCAGCCGGTAAGTCGGTGACACTCGACACCGGTTATCAGGTGACTTATCCGCAAGACAAGCAAATTGACAATCTTTGA